One stretch of Poecilia reticulata strain Guanapo linkage group LG21, Guppy_female_1.0+MT, whole genome shotgun sequence DNA includes these proteins:
- the LOC103457657 gene encoding scavenger receptor cysteine-rich type 1 protein M130-like: MESQHFRFLLIAGLLSLPLLTECDKIRLVGPSRCAGRVELYHDDVWGTVCDDHWSVANAEVVCRELNCGVVMEAKKSAFFGEGANEIWLDDVQCTGKETSITKCQHKPFGINNCGHSEDAGVICSEHIRILNGTSRCNGRVELFQDGQWKRVCSSDWGKEEADVVCREISCGSPVVQAATQYFGEGQGLHGVKASCVGNETSINNCVMQDFRETCIDATISCMNSKPIRLVNGTNRCSGRVEVYYEGQWGTVCDDKWGMQEAAVTCREMNCGNALAVKYKAFYGRGQDQVWLDDIDCTGHEKSLSDCPHRGFGEHDCDHHEDAGVVCSENVRLINGTDSCSGRVEVFHNGRWGKICSNSWGGTEATVLCKELSCGTPKKNQDVFTFGDSPLAGFISRCSGNVSSISQCVVDEHVGRCEGISIACAGNPPIRVVNGTDRCSGRVEVLHDGQWGTVCDDEWDIRDAQVVCRALDCGTAQTAKTSAYFGQGQGDIWLDDVSCFGNESSLLHCRRPPFGENNCGHGEDAGVICSANLRLINGTDTCSGRVEVYNGGHWSSVYNVNFGINEAAVVCRDMNCGDAVKASGSFGESGELRGLKMSCSGTERSVTQCTVREYTRNRNDRIEEASVQCSGNVKLSDGPHRCAGRVEFFDKGQWGTVCGESWDINDATVVCRQLNCDRAHKITKMTEYGLGSGQTWIDQIECSGRESTLSQCPQRPYRDRTCNTTAKAGVICTGSLEVRLAKGKDECSGRVEIRHGETWQTVCDAAWTESKAEVICQLLECGHTLNAPGAAQFGQGNGTVVEASDSCFGNLTSLQKCSANGFRRSTCGHERDAGAVCAAQVRLVGGSGQCSGRVEVFYKGQWGTVCDDDWQMSNADVVCRQIGCGHAVSAPTSAHFGRGSGPIWLDNVECTGQEVALTHCEHRGFGENNCGHGEDAGVICLGDLQKPQITLSPSADVLWGEKVEITCTVATEHLGGTFVLKKTQGSFTKEKFSDHEAATFVFPQAEFNLNGSYFCEYHKKLADQIIYYPQGNTADLSVKVMLGTPSISLTSAHQTVIYSPVKLSITKGSALSITCSIHSKFSGGVFYLSRSDKNITEAIPAFGHSIFYMAYFEFPEIDFKDQGDYACVYAVNISSIPFCSSPSKTLKLTVLATTSSSVVAAVVSVLVILLVLLAIGFFVWRKKWRGAVIMVQFNNRLETKKQELDDRGNGALDERERTNQLYDRGQHDSMKRVNNNLEFESTEENVPEDLAGRVCYEREPLVDP, encoded by the exons ATGGAAAGTCAGCATTTTCGTTTCCTTTTAATTGCAG GTCTGCTGAGCTTACCTCTACTTACAG AATGTGATAAAATTAGGCTTGTTGGACCTTCACGTTGCGCTGGCAGAGTGGAGCTCTACCATGACGACGTCTGGGGAACCGTGTGTGATGATCACTGGAGCGTTGCTAATGCTGAGGTGGTGTGCCGAGAGTTAAACTGTGGCGTGGTTATGGAGGCCAAGAAAAGCGCGTTCTTTGGAGAAGGCGCAAATGAGATCTGGTTGGATGATGTGCAGTGTACTGGGAAAGAGACCTCCATTACCAAGTGTCAGCACAAGCCTTTTGGGATTAATAACTGCGGGCATAGTGAAGATGCTGGAGTCATATGCTCTG AACATATTCGGATTCTCAACGGAACCAGTCGTTGCAATGGCAGAGTGGAGCTCTTCCAAGATGGCCAGTGGAAACGAGTGTGCAGCAGTGACTGGGGTAAGGAAGAAGCAGACGTGGTGTGCCGGGAGATCAGCTGTGGCTCACCTGTTGTCCAGGCTGCGACGCAGTACTTTGGAGAGGGACAGGGCCTGCATGGTGTCAAAGCGAGCTGTGTGGGGAACGAGACCTCCATCAACAACTGCGTGATGCAAGACTTCAGAGAAACCTGCATTGATGCTACCATCTCCTGCATGA ACAGCAAGCCAATCCGGCTAGTAAACGGGACTAATCGATGTTCCGGCCGCGTAGAAGTGTACTATGAGGGACAATGGGGAACCGTTTGTGATGACAAATGGGGCATGCAGGAAGCAGCTGTAACATGCCGAGAGATGAACTGTGGGAATGCTCTTGCTGTCAAGTACAAGGCCTTCTATGGAAGAGGGCAGGACCAGGTCTGGTTGGATGATATAGACTGCACTGGTCATGAGAAGTCCCTCTCTGACTGCCCACACAGAGGTTTTGGAGAGCATGACTGCGACCACCATGAAGATGCTGGCGTTGTTTGCTCAG AGAACGTGAGATTGATTAACGGGACCGACAGCTGCTCTGGCAGAGTAGAGGTCTTCCACAATGGTCGCTGGGGAAAGATCTGCAGCAACAGTTGGGGTGGGACAGAGGCTACAGTGCTCTGTAAAGAACTCAGTTGTGGAACTCCAAAGAAAAACCAAGACGTCTTCACTTTTGGTGACAGCCCGCTGGCGGGGTTTATAAGTAGATGCTCTGGTAACGTGAGCTCCATCAGTCAGTGTGTGGTGGACGAACACGTCGGGAGATGTGAAGGTATTTCTATCGCATGTGCAG gtaatcctcCAATTAGGGTTGTTAACGGCACTGACCGATGCTCTGGTAGAGTGGAGGTTCTGCATGATGGCCAGTGGGGAACGGTGTGTGATGACGAGTGGGACATCAGAGATGCTCAGGTGGTGTGCAGAGCCCTGGACTGTGGAACCGCTCAGACAGCTAAAACTTCAGCCTACTTTGGTCAAGGCCAGGGAGACATCTGGCTCGATGACGTTAGCTGCTTCGGCAACGAGTCGTCCCTTTTGCATTGCCGCCGACCTCCTTTCGGAGAAAATAACTGTGGCCATGGGGAAGATGCTGGGGTGATTTGTTCAG ctaacCTTAGGCTGATAAATGGCACTGACACCTGCTCTGGCAGGGTTGAAGTCTACAACGGGGGCCACTGGTCATCAGTATACAATGTCAACTTTGGCATAAATGAAGCTGCCGTGGTGTGCAGAGATATGAATTGTGGAGATGCTGTCAAGGCCTCAGGATCATTTGGGGAAAGTGGAGAACTCAGAGGCTTAAAGATGAGTTGTAGTGGTACGGAGCGCTCCGTCACTCAATGCACGGTGAGAGAGTACACAAGAAACAGAAACGATCGTATTGAAGAGGCATCAGTCCAATGCTCTG GAAATGTGAAGTTATCTGACGGGCCCCATCGTTGTGCTGGAAGAGTGGAGTTTTTTGACAAAGGCCAGTGGGGGACTGTGTGTGGGGAATCCTGGGACATTAACGATGCAACGGTTGTGTGCAGACAGCTGAACTGCGACAGGGCTCATAAGATTACCAAAATGACAGAGTATGGCCTCGGGTCGGGACAGACCTGGATTGATCAAATTGAATGCAGTGGAAGGGAGTCTACTCTTTCCCAGTGCCCACAAAGACCATATAGAGACAGAACATGCAACACAACTGCTAAAGCTGGTGTGATTTGCACAG GGAGTTTAGAGGTCCGGTTGGCTAAAGGCAAGGACGAGTGTTCTGGAAGGGTTGAGATCCGtcatggtgaaacatggcaAACAGTTTGCGATGCAGCCTGGACGGAAAGTAAGGCCGAGGTGATATGCCAGTTGCTAGAGTGTGGCCACACTTTGAACGCTCCTGGTGCTGCACAGTTTGGTCAGGGCAATGGAACTGTAGTGGAGGCGAGTGATTCGTGTTTCGGCAACCTGACTTCTCTTCAAAAATGCTCAGCAAATGGCTTTAGAAGGTCAACATGTGGACATGAACGTGACGCTGGGGCTGTATGTGCAG CCCAGGTGCGGTTGGTTGGCGGCTCAGGCCAGTGCTCTGGCCGAGTGGAGGTCTTCTACAAAGGCCAGTGGGGAACCGTGTGCGATGACGACTGGCAAATGAGCAATGCTGATGTGGTGTGCAGACAGATTGGTTGCGGTCATGCAGTCTCGGCCCCCACTAGTGCACATTTTGGTAGAGGCTCCGGTCCGATATGGCTGGACAACGTGGAGTGTACAGGCCAAGAAGTCGCACTTACGCACTGTGAACACCGCGGTTTTGGAGAAAACAACTGTGGGCATGGTGAAGATGCTGGCGTCATCTGTTTAG GTGATCTACAAAAGCCCCAGATCACTTTGAGTCCTTCTGCAGACGTCCTCTGGGGTGAGAAAGTGGAAATCACGTGCACCGTGGCAACAGAACACTTGGGTGGGACTTTTGTGCTAAAAAAGACTCAAGGGTCATTTACTAAGGAAAAATTCTCAGACCATGAGGCAGCCACCTTTGTCTTCCCTCAAGCAGAGTTCAACCTAAATGGGTCATACTTCTGTGAATATCATAAGAAACTGGCagatcaaattatttattatcctCAAGGAAATACAGCTGATCTGTCtgttaaag TAATGTTGGGGACACCCAGCATCTCTCTGACATCTGCTCATCAGACGGTGATCTACAGTCCTGTTAAACTATCCATCACCAAAGGAAGCGCCTTGTCCATAACCTGCTCGATTCATTCCAAGTTTTCTGGTGGCGTCTTCTACCTGAGCAGGTCTGACAAAAATATCACCGAGGCCATACCGGCGTTTGGACACAGCATTTTCTACATGGCGTACTTTGAATTCCcagaaatagattttaaagaCCAAGGAGACTATGCTTGTGTCTACGCTGTTAACATCTCATCAATTCCCTTCTGTTCCTCTCCCTCCAAGACCCTCAAACTCACTGTACTCG cgaCCACCTCTTCATCAGTTGTTGCAGCTGTTGTGAGTGTGTTAGTGATACTGCTTGTCTTGTTGGCCATTGGTTTCtttgtttggagaaagaaatgGCGAGGCGCTG